A window of the Butyricimonas virosa genome harbors these coding sequences:
- the gap gene encoding type I glyceraldehyde-3-phosphate dehydrogenase has protein sequence MSKIKVGINGFGRIGRLVFRAAMTRDDIEIVGINDLIDVDYMVYMLKYDTMHGRFNGTVEAKDGKLVVNGHAIRVTAERNPEDLKWNEVGAEYVVESTGLFLTKEKAEAHLKAGAKRVVMSAPSKDDTPMFVMGVNHKTYAGQTIVSNASCTTNCLAPLAKVMHDKFGIVEGLMTTVHATTATQKTVDGPSMKDWRGGRAAAGNIIPSSTGAAKAVGKVIPELNGKLTGMSFRVPTLDVSVVDLTCRLEKAATYEEIKAAMREASENELKGILGYTEEEVVSSDFLGDARTSIFDAKAGIALNSNFVKLVSWYDNEWGYSNKVLELIAHMATVK, from the coding sequence ATGTCAAAGATTAAAGTTGGTATCAACGGATTCGGACGTATCGGCCGTCTGGTTTTTAGAGCTGCAATGACAAGAGACGATATTGAAATCGTTGGAATAAATGACCTTATCGATGTCGACTACATGGTTTACATGTTGAAATATGACACCATGCACGGTCGTTTCAACGGAACCGTTGAGGCTAAAGATGGAAAACTCGTTGTAAACGGACACGCTATCCGTGTTACAGCAGAGAGAAACCCGGAAGATCTGAAATGGAACGAGGTAGGTGCAGAATATGTAGTTGAGTCAACCGGACTTTTCTTAACAAAAGAAAAAGCAGAAGCACACTTGAAAGCCGGGGCCAAAAGAGTCGTGATGTCCGCCCCGTCAAAAGATGATACCCCGATGTTCGTGATGGGTGTAAACCACAAAACCTACGCAGGACAAACTATCGTATCTAACGCATCATGTACCACGAACTGCTTAGCCCCGCTGGCTAAAGTAATGCATGACAAATTCGGTATTGTTGAAGGTTTGATGACTACCGTACACGCAACCACCGCTACCCAAAAAACTGTAGACGGTCCTTCTATGAAAGACTGGAGAGGTGGACGTGCCGCTGCTGGTAACATCATCCCGTCATCCACCGGAGCTGCTAAAGCTGTGGGTAAAGTGATCCCGGAATTGAACGGCAAATTAACCGGTATGTCATTCCGAGTTCCTACATTGGACGTGTCTGTGGTTGACTTGACTTGCCGTCTGGAAAAAGCTGCAACTTACGAAGAGATCAAAGCTGCCATGAGAGAGGCTTCTGAGAATGAATTGAAAGGCATTCTTGGCTATACGGAAGAAGAAGTTGTTTCTTCTGACTTCTTGGGTGACGCTCGCACTTCAATCTTCGATGCTAAAGCTGGTATCGCATTAAACTCTAACTTCGTGAAACTCGTTTCTTGGTATGACAACGAGTGGGGGTACTCCAACAAAGTTCTCGAGTTAATCGCTCACATGGCTACAGTAAAATAA
- a CDS encoding DEAD/DEAH box helicase, whose amino-acid sequence MFSSLQALGISSLNEMQETSLKAHRETDHIILLSPTGSGKTLAFLLPLLENLDPNNTKAQAIILTPSRELALQIEQVFRSLKSGFKVVCCYGGHDINVESRSLAYTPTLIIGTPGRILDHITRGTIDTDSISTIILDEFDKALEFGFQEDMGTIFSHLPHLQKRILTSATSAIEIPEFTGLRAPLVLDFLEGASPIKLTLKSVYTEGYNKLDTLYKLLRDLEEGPTLIFCNYRERAEEVSNYLWDKGVNNEYFHGGMEQEERERVLCKFRNGSTYIFISTDLASRGLDIPEIKYIIHYHLPEKPESFTHRNGRTARMNASGTAFLLLDRDEARPDYLTEIPETYHPVGKYPAPAEPFWSTLYIGKGKKDKVNKMDIVGFLCQKGNLKKEDIGKIEVKDHHSFVAVKRGNLRQLLSLIRREKIKNMRAKIELSR is encoded by the coding sequence ATGTTTTCTTCCCTTCAAGCCCTTGGAATATCCTCGTTAAACGAGATGCAAGAAACCTCGTTGAAAGCTCATCGGGAAACCGATCACATCATCCTGCTCTCTCCCACCGGATCAGGTAAAACCCTAGCCTTCCTATTACCCTTATTGGAAAATCTTGACCCTAATAACACGAAAGCACAGGCCATCATCCTAACACCATCGAGAGAACTGGCCTTGCAGATAGAGCAAGTATTCCGTTCCCTGAAAAGCGGTTTCAAAGTGGTATGTTGTTACGGGGGACATGATATCAACGTGGAGAGTCGCAGTCTGGCATACACGCCCACGCTGATCATCGGGACACCAGGACGCATACTCGATCACATCACCCGGGGGACAATTGACACGGACTCTATCTCCACCATCATTCTCGATGAGTTTGACAAGGCATTGGAATTCGGATTTCAAGAAGATATGGGAACCATCTTCTCGCACTTGCCACACCTACAAAAGCGCATCTTAACCTCTGCAACATCGGCCATCGAGATACCGGAATTCACGGGTCTACGGGCCCCTCTCGTGTTGGATTTTCTTGAAGGAGCCTCTCCGATCAAGTTAACACTCAAAAGCGTGTACACCGAAGGTTACAACAAACTCGACACGCTCTACAAGCTACTGCGTGATCTAGAGGAAGGTCCTACCCTGATTTTTTGTAACTATCGGGAACGGGCGGAAGAAGTGAGTAATTACCTGTGGGATAAAGGCGTCAATAACGAGTATTTCCACGGGGGAATGGAACAGGAAGAACGCGAGCGAGTGCTGTGTAAATTCCGCAATGGAAGTACGTACATTTTCATCTCGACAGACCTCGCCTCCCGCGGTCTGGACATCCCGGAGATAAAATACATCATCCACTACCACCTCCCCGAAAAGCCGGAATCCTTCACCCATCGCAACGGTCGAACTGCCCGGATGAATGCCTCCGGTACCGCTTTTCTCCTACTCGACAGAGATGAAGCCCGCCCGGATTACCTAACCGAAATCCCGGAAACCTACCACCCCGTCGGTAAATACCCCGCCCCGGCAGAACCATTCTGGTCCACCCTCTACATCGGCAAAGGGAAAAAAGACAAGGTCAACAAAATGGACATCGTCGGTTTCCTCTGCCAAAAAGGGAACTTGAAAAAAGAAGACATCGGCAAAATCGAAGTTAAAGACCATCATTCTTTCGTCGCCGTCAAACGAGGCAATCTAAGGCAACTACTTTCCCTCATCCGAAGAGAGAAAATCAAAAATATGAGAGCCAAGATAGAACTTTCGAGGTAA
- a CDS encoding patatin-like phospholipase family protein, with product MQELGIKPNIISGTSAGAIAGLIFASGHSAEEGLKFFQDRKLLDFARPLVSKTGIMTMTGMEKRLSEFIHVETFEELQIPLVVTATNMNLGIPTHFSTGKVVPCVLASCSIPIVFVPVTINHHQYSDGGVFMNLPVRPIRELCETVIGVHIDPLEPCNHIKSMVHLAERSFHMGILSNMNIDTRLCDIVIVPKHISRYSMFDLNNIEKIVDEGYRQAKVVFSRPKIMKKLNSLIIQ from the coding sequence ATGCAAGAGCTGGGAATTAAACCGAACATCATTTCGGGAACCAGCGCAGGAGCTATAGCTGGGCTTATATTTGCATCCGGTCACTCGGCAGAGGAGGGGCTTAAATTCTTTCAAGATAGAAAACTGCTCGACTTCGCACGACCTTTAGTCTCTAAAACCGGAATCATGACCATGACCGGAATGGAAAAAAGGTTATCCGAGTTCATTCATGTTGAAACATTCGAGGAACTACAAATACCGTTAGTGGTCACCGCCACCAACATGAACTTGGGCATACCCACGCATTTCAGCACGGGAAAAGTAGTCCCCTGCGTGTTAGCATCCTGTTCTATACCGATCGTGTTCGTACCCGTCACCATCAATCACCACCAGTACTCGGACGGCGGGGTATTTATGAATCTACCCGTGCGCCCGATCAGGGAGTTATGCGAGACAGTTATCGGCGTACATATCGACCCGCTGGAGCCCTGTAATCACATCAAAAGCATGGTCCACTTGGCCGAACGCTCCTTCCACATGGGTATTCTGTCAAACATGAACATCGACACCCGCTTATGTGATATCGTTATCGTGCCGAAACACATCAGCCGATACAGCATGTTCGACCTCAATAACATCGAAAAAATCGTGGACGAAGGTTACCGACAAGCTAAAGTCGTGTTCTCTCGCCCCAAGATCATGAAAAAACTAAATAGCCTGATAATTCAGTAA
- the tilS gene encoding tRNA lysidine(34) synthetase TilS: protein MLDTIKQFLKEHEIDEKAGFIIAVSGGADSITLLHAFKYLNLRIHALHCNFNLRGKESNMDEQFVKRFCETYGIPMSVKRFDTQEYAKKKGISIEMAARELRYDWFEEMRKKKKMDYIVVGHHANDLAETLFINICRGTGIKGLTGIRPVKDRILRPLLSRSREEIIAYIEQNQLGYRTDSTNNSLDYVRNKIRHMIIPVCKDINPSFLNTVRENCNTLKEVEQIYRYGIDRLKEEVISEENGETLIDIQKTLAAPAPYTLLFEILRPYGFNATQIEDILESSDAIPGKQFEAEEYLLTKGRIYWRLFNILEKEDKRTLLADSGEYHIDDSIFQLEEQDINDSFIVPRDLNTGCFDLDKIIYPLVLRHWSMGDWFCPLGMKRSKKKLSDFFTDLKFSAKQKKDCLLLQSGKDIIWVVGHRIDDRYKVSPATKRVLIIKQIKGI, encoded by the coding sequence ATGTTGGACACGATAAAACAGTTCCTCAAGGAACACGAGATTGACGAGAAAGCGGGATTTATCATCGCCGTTAGCGGGGGGGCCGATTCAATTACTTTACTCCACGCATTTAAGTACTTGAACCTGCGCATACACGCCTTGCATTGTAATTTTAATCTACGGGGCAAAGAATCAAACATGGATGAACAATTCGTGAAACGGTTCTGTGAAACCTACGGTATCCCCATGAGCGTGAAACGCTTTGACACCCAAGAATACGCCAAGAAAAAAGGCATCAGCATAGAGATGGCCGCACGGGAACTACGCTACGACTGGTTCGAAGAAATGCGCAAGAAGAAGAAAATGGACTACATCGTCGTGGGACACCATGCCAACGACCTTGCCGAGACTCTCTTTATTAATATATGTCGCGGAACCGGCATTAAGGGGCTCACTGGTATTCGTCCCGTCAAAGATCGCATTCTGCGCCCACTCCTGTCCCGTTCCCGGGAGGAGATCATCGCTTACATTGAGCAAAACCAACTGGGGTATCGAACCGATTCCACCAACAACTCGCTCGACTACGTGCGAAATAAAATACGCCACATGATCATCCCCGTGTGTAAGGACATCAATCCCTCGTTCCTCAACACGGTACGGGAAAACTGTAACACCCTCAAGGAAGTGGAGCAAATCTACCGTTACGGCATCGATCGTCTGAAAGAAGAAGTGATTAGCGAGGAAAATGGAGAAACCCTTATAGACATACAAAAGACACTGGCAGCCCCAGCCCCTTACACGCTCCTGTTCGAGATCCTACGGCCATATGGTTTTAACGCTACACAAATCGAGGATATTCTTGAAAGCAGCGACGCCATTCCCGGAAAACAATTCGAGGCTGAAGAATACTTACTTACGAAAGGCAGGATCTACTGGCGGCTATTCAATATTTTAGAAAAAGAAGACAAACGCACTCTTTTGGCAGATAGTGGAGAATACCACATCGATGACAGCATCTTCCAGCTCGAAGAACAAGACATCAATGACTCTTTTATCGTTCCCCGTGATCTTAACACAGGGTGTTTTGACCTTGACAAGATCATTTATCCCCTCGTATTACGCCACTGGTCCATGGGTGACTGGTTCTGCCCTCTCGGAATGAAACGCAGCAAAAAGAAATTGAGCGACTTTTTTACAGACTTGAAATTCAGCGCCAAGCAGAAAAAAGACTGCCTTCTCTTACAATCTGGCAAGGACATCATTTGGGTGGTCGGCCATCGCATAGACGATCGCTACAAGGTATCTCCTGCTACCAAAAGAGTTTTAATCATCAAACAAATAAAAGGAATTTAA